A single window of Paenibacillus thermoaerophilus DNA harbors:
- a CDS encoding TetR/AcrR family transcriptional regulator, with the protein MPPSEPTQVKLKILQAAKKLFAAKGYDGTSVREICEEAGVNIALISYHFGGKESVFAALFDHFFPSDKVQELADRLTDPVKGLQIFIVELTRYRYKDSEMMMILQQEVALRSPRIGIIKQHAFPMWRLLIDLLQRGREQGAFWFESVDHTFLSLLGSLLFHRQSDYFRPLAVEDPLTFEQSARLSVRFTMNALGAPDHAELDESLLAEWTD; encoded by the coding sequence ATGCCGCCGTCCGAACCGACGCAGGTGAAGCTGAAAATATTGCAAGCGGCCAAGAAGCTGTTCGCAGCGAAAGGCTACGACGGAACCTCCGTTAGGGAAATTTGCGAGGAAGCGGGCGTCAATATCGCCCTGATCTCCTACCACTTCGGGGGCAAGGAGAGCGTCTTCGCCGCATTGTTCGATCATTTTTTTCCGTCAGACAAAGTACAAGAGCTTGCCGACCGGCTTACCGATCCGGTGAAGGGGCTTCAGATTTTTATCGTAGAATTGACGCGTTACCGGTATAAGGATTCCGAGATGATGATGATCTTGCAGCAGGAAGTGGCGCTGCGCTCGCCTCGGATCGGGATTATCAAGCAGCACGCGTTTCCCATGTGGAGGCTGTTGATCGACCTGCTGCAGCGGGGACGGGAACAGGGCGCCTTTTGGTTTGAATCCGTCGACCATACGTTCCTGTCCTTGCTGGGATCGTTGCTGTTCCATCGGCAGTCCGACTATTTCCGGCCGCTTGCGGTCGAGGACCCGCTGACCTTCGAACAGAGCGCCAGACTGAGCGTCCGGTTCACGATGAACGCTCTCGGGGCCCCGGACCATGCGGAGCTTGACGAATCTCTTCTGGCCGAGTGGACGGATTGA
- a CDS encoding YhgE/Pip domain-containing protein: MTWMFALMELLKQRTTKVGVAVAVLFQLIFGIVWMTAYDGVYDRVDRLKVGIVNEDSAIGGQIASQLQKTLPTDTAILSSIEEAQKLLNDRELSMVVRIPADFSQRLQTPEGKGAITYMINESNPSMIKSMMTGIADRITATVNKMAVGQGVQAVLTGLQVPADRAGAIAAELTEKVTGETVTVHPVQGMNHQMVPLMLVLASYVGAMIMGMNLEQSAAALRGTVGKWPLFGARMVLNAVAAVLVSLIGSGLLTLLGVEAEAGFWMLWAFEALMLLAFILVSQMFLLLFGEAGMVFNILLLSMQLVSSGALVPRDLLSDFFYDLGVILPATYAAEGGMNVLFGGPSVTHSVSGLLALAAAGLLIGTLAVALRGQRPAGAGQTTRAA; this comes from the coding sequence ATGACATGGATGTTTGCGTTAATGGAACTGCTGAAACAGCGAACCACTAAGGTCGGCGTCGCGGTTGCCGTGTTGTTCCAACTGATTTTCGGCATCGTCTGGATGACGGCTTACGACGGGGTTTACGATCGGGTAGACCGGCTGAAGGTCGGCATCGTGAACGAGGATTCGGCGATCGGAGGGCAGATCGCCTCGCAACTGCAAAAGACGCTCCCCACGGATACGGCTATTCTCTCCTCGATAGAGGAGGCGCAGAAGCTGCTGAACGACCGGGAGCTGTCTATGGTTGTCCGCATTCCGGCGGACTTCTCGCAACGGCTGCAAACGCCCGAGGGCAAAGGTGCGATCACGTACATGATCAACGAATCCAATCCGTCGATGATCAAAAGCATGATGACGGGGATCGCGGACCGCATAACGGCGACGGTCAACAAGATGGCTGTCGGCCAAGGCGTTCAAGCGGTGCTGACGGGGCTCCAGGTTCCTGCGGATCGAGCGGGCGCGATAGCCGCGGAACTCACGGAGAAAGTGACGGGCGAGACGGTCACGGTTCATCCCGTGCAAGGGATGAATCACCAGATGGTTCCGCTGATGCTGGTGCTGGCCTCTTATGTGGGCGCTATGATTATGGGGATGAATCTGGAACAATCGGCTGCGGCGCTTCGCGGTACGGTCGGCAAATGGCCGTTGTTCGGCGCGCGTATGGTTTTGAATGCAGTTGCGGCCGTGCTGGTCTCCTTGATCGGATCGGGTCTGCTGACGCTGCTCGGAGTCGAAGCCGAAGCCGGTTTTTGGATGCTGTGGGCGTTCGAAGCGCTGATGCTGCTCGCATTTATCCTCGTCTCCCAGATGTTCCTGCTGCTGTTCGGAGAAGCCGGCATGGTGTTCAACATTCTGTTGCTGTCCATGCAGCTCGTCTCGTCGGGGGCCCTTGTCCCTCGCGATCTGCTGTCGGATTTCTTCTATGATCTGGGGGTGATCCTGCCCGCGACGTATGCGGCGGAGGGCGGCATGAACGTGCTGTTCGGCGGCCCCTCCGTCACCCATTCCGTCTCTGGCCTGCTGGCTCTCGCCGCGGCGGGTCTGTTGATCGGCACGCTAGCCGTCGCCCTTCGCGGCCAACGGCCCGCTGGCGCCGGACAGACGACAAGGGCGGCTTGA